One region of Choristoneura fumiferana chromosome 3, NRCan_CFum_1, whole genome shotgun sequence genomic DNA includes:
- the LOC141426860 gene encoding uncharacterized protein isoform X2: MILLREVNSVGARYLMQVSQKIWSRADCIEELGEDIPEGTICGGSLDALSYVARGDSGSGLMVRKYIQIGVVSFKRPKVSNSLAVYTDVAYFYSWIKKTAKIVYCDSKTKYYHCMY, from the exons ATGATTCTATTGAGG GAGGTTAACAGCGTTGGCGCGCGGTATCTGATGCAAGTCAGCCAGAAGATCTGGAGCCGGGCGGACTGCATTGAGGAGCTGGGAGAGGATATACCCGAGGGCACCATCTGCGGGGGGTCATTGGATGCACTGAGCTACGTCGCACG AGGTGACTCCGGAAGTGGTCTCATGGTCCGCAAATACATTCAGATCGGGGTGGTGTCCTTTAAACGCCCAAAAGTATCGAATAGCCTCGCCGTCTACACTGACGTCGCTTACTTCTACAGCtggataaaaaaaacagcaaaaattgTGTACTGTGAtagtaaaactaaatattaccATTGCATGTATTGA
- the LOC141426860 gene encoding hypodermin-B-like isoform X1, whose translation MDVENNVLIIISFFISEFYTVVSEKFDGYVVEGDFAEIRQFPHAAFLYIECEDDQSLIKFYSCGSSILNQAILITAAHCLENCVLDRSFVTAFVGHKEKMRGSRYISSSFKIHEKYDTRKICNDIGLVRLKKALKLGKAVRRVSLRRHPPYDKPAKVAGWGYIDEVNSVGARYLMQVSQKIWSRADCIEELGEDIPEGTICGGSLDALSYVARGDSGSGLMVRKYIQIGVVSFKRPKVSNSLAVYTDVAYFYSWIKKTAKIVYCDSKTKYYHCMY comes from the exons ATGGATGTAGAAAATAATGTATTAATCATAATTAGTTTCTTCATAAGTGAATTTTACACTGTAGTATCGGAAAAATTTGACGGTTATGTTGTGGAGGGTGATTTTGCAGAAATAAGACAGTTCCCTCATGCGGCCTTTCTTTACATAGAATGTGAAGATGACCAAAgtctaataaaattttattcgtGTGGCTCATCAATCCTCAATCAAGCTATATTAATAACTGCCGCGCACTGTTTGGAAAATTGCGTCTTGGACCGTTCCTTCGTTACAGCCTTTGTAGGACACAAAGAAAAGATGCGGGGCTCGCGGTATATAAGTTCTAGTTTTAAAATACATGAGAAATATGATACTAGAAAAATATGCAACGATATAGGTTTGGTGAGGCTGAAAAAAGCCCTGAAGCTAGGAAAAGCTGTGCGAAGAGTGTCATTGCGGAGACATCCTCCGTACGATAAACCTGCTAAAGTTGCTGGGTGGGGCTATATTGAT GAGGTTAACAGCGTTGGCGCGCGGTATCTGATGCAAGTCAGCCAGAAGATCTGGAGCCGGGCGGACTGCATTGAGGAGCTGGGAGAGGATATACCCGAGGGCACCATCTGCGGGGGGTCATTGGATGCACTGAGCTACGTCGCACG AGGTGACTCCGGAAGTGGTCTCATGGTCCGCAAATACATTCAGATCGGGGTGGTGTCCTTTAAACGCCCAAAAGTATCGAATAGCCTCGCCGTCTACACTGACGTCGCTTACTTCTACAGCtggataaaaaaaacagcaaaaattgTGTACTGTGAtagtaaaactaaatattaccATTGCATGTATTGA